Sequence from the Streptosporangiales bacterium genome:
GTCGGTATCGGAGCGGAACAACCGGGGCACGTCCTGCTCCGCCATCGTCACCCGGAAAGTCCCACGCTCCACCTCGGCCAGGTGTCGCACCAGCCCCAGAAGCGACATCGTCGACGGCTCGACGGAACGCCGCGCCATAGCCTCGGCATCAAGCCCCGAGCACTTCATCTCCAAGGTGAGGCGTGCACAACGCAGGGCTTCGACCAGCGTGATGCGCTCGTCGCCCAACGTCGGTCCGTTCTCACGCGGATCGTCGTCAGACGGCCTGCCGTCCGCGGTGAACATGTCGGCTCGTCGGGTCGTGGCCATGCCCAATCATCGCAGCGCGCATGGCGGCCAACCAGGGCTTATTCATGTGCAAGCGTGGGTCTCACGACCGGGTTCACTCGAATGTATCGATCCATCGTTGTAGGCGTCGGGCTTGGCCGGCGATGATCTCGGGTTGCCCGAGCGTGC
This genomic interval carries:
- a CDS encoding DUF664 domain-containing protein, which translates into the protein MATTRRADMFTADGRPSDDDPRENGPTLGDERITLVEALRCARLTLEMKCSGLDAEAMARRSVEPSTMSLLGLVRHLAEVERGTFRVTMAEQDVPRLFRSDTDRDGDFDGAVPDPQVVAEAWDAWRVEVDFAERFVAEAPSLDFTGNDPLNRHGSGGGPISLREVLVGVIWEYARQMGHVDLLRERIDGRIGQ